In Alteromonas naphthalenivorans, one DNA window encodes the following:
- a CDS encoding RNA polymerase sigma factor has translation MDVYSSDVIAAQSGDIKAFERLINASKNTVSAIALGIVKDMDASEDVAQKVFINCWQNLSTLTNPKSFMPWVRQMARYMAINYLRDNKVSKSIKGDEGENILASFCKSDDALETKISDEQTKKIIAALIDELPSDSREVVLLYYREQCSTKHVAQLLDISDAAVRKKLSRARAMLKTLTLDKFSRIIIATTPTVTFTSMTLTLLANPKSATAAVAVGATGSASKGGVFNSLWSKVLWVFSGAMLGALVAMVAVIASHKLAERHMKHEPDKKKLKRVRNYTLVWIFVWGMLFAASYELSTGFIIPLLTYCGFGAGIAILTKRAHQIIYSTSQKLNTPSSDIKYEQHGQLKGENIQYEQSMNVSNMLGLYGGLILGFIGLIAGLINSGRLVIG, from the coding sequence ATGGATGTGTATTCTTCAGATGTCATTGCCGCGCAAAGTGGAGATATTAAAGCTTTTGAGCGCTTAATTAATGCAAGCAAAAATACGGTAAGTGCAATTGCGCTTGGTATTGTAAAAGACATGGATGCTAGCGAAGACGTAGCGCAAAAAGTATTTATTAACTGTTGGCAAAATCTATCTACTTTGACCAACCCCAAAAGCTTTATGCCTTGGGTACGCCAAATGGCGCGTTATATGGCCATTAATTATCTACGAGACAATAAAGTTTCGAAATCGATAAAAGGTGATGAGGGCGAAAATATACTGGCAAGTTTCTGTAAAAGTGACGATGCGCTGGAAACTAAGATATCAGACGAGCAAACAAAGAAAATAATCGCAGCCCTTATAGATGAACTGCCATCGGATAGTAGAGAAGTGGTGTTGTTATATTATCGAGAGCAATGTTCTACAAAACATGTCGCGCAATTACTTGATATTTCTGATGCTGCAGTAAGAAAAAAGCTTTCGCGAGCACGAGCCATGCTTAAAACCCTAACGCTGGACAAATTCAGTCGCATTATTATTGCCACAACGCCTACGGTCACATTTACTTCAATGACGCTAACCTTATTAGCTAACCCTAAATCTGCAACTGCGGCGGTAGCCGTAGGGGCTACGGGAAGTGCTTCTAAAGGCGGTGTATTTAACAGTCTTTGGAGTAAAGTGTTGTGGGTATTTAGTGGCGCTATGTTAGGTGCGCTTGTTGCCATGGTAGCGGTAATTGCATCACATAAGTTAGCCGAACGTCACATGAAACATGAGCCTGATAAGAAAAAACTTAAGCGGGTGCGTAATTACACCTTAGTGTGGATTTTTGTTTGGGGTATGCTATTTGCGGCCTCTTATGAATTGTCTACTGGATTTATAATTCCATTGTTAACCTACTGCGGGTTTGGTGCAGGTATCGCAATTTTAACAAAGCGGGCTCATCAGATTATTTACTCGACTTCGCAGAAACTAAATACGCCATCTTCCGATATAAAGTATGAACAGCACGGACAGCTCAAAGGGGAAAACATTCAATATGAGCAATCAATGAATGTTTCTAACATGCTAGGTCTTTACGGTGGTCTTATTCTTGGTTTTATAGGGTTAATCGCAGGGCTGATTAATAGTGGGCGATTGGTAATAGGTTAA
- a CDS encoding TonB-dependent receptor domain-containing protein gives MNTYVPKKRSLIALSVLAATSLTSMHALAQEAETQAAEEDKDVESILVTGRNVSYANSATSTEMKKQQTPMTSALALIDNLPGVLVTEGDPFGSDEWSTTISIRGFQVNLDSQQIGMTVDGIANGNSNYGGGTKASRYIDTENLRGTVVSQGTADISSRSNEALGGTMDFTTIMPALDEQLTVSTTFAEYNASKVYVRYDTGEIAPDTFAWISLSTQQNDDYMDGSVTNTRDHLEGKIISTIGEVDLTGYVSYDDAQEYTYQRVYGLAQYAQNPEWDGLTDTWSGIPYQDQVFREGWVTERENFFTYLKADFSVGSVDFSTNVYYHENEGAGKWNPYYIADVTDDGAGNANSELNTSSTVNGGSTLGLIYFVNSAGEALSPIDNCVSSISSPYGGGGAEVDPNCYEQGAIAVSSNRHTHYNKKRYGINGDFVWNTTIADMDNVVRGGFWYEDYQRDEYRDWHKTIDASTSARYENTPYWIQYDREFPVETLMYYVENELDAGFAKIRLGAKQFNVDVSKEDQFTPENNLNISSDSDVLISAGFVAPLPVNGLELFGGYAENFAAVKDAVLERDDTDISTVEPETADNIDFGLRYSTPGFNASLTYYTIEFENRITFVSNEDVNGIDFLESAAGGYINDGGIESDGIEASIDYNITDSLGIYVSYTKNDSTYTDEGVSGNTVIGSPEDMAVVSFDYTKGDFYAGFSTKYVGERFLDQANTQETDSYIVSDLYLGKTAYDIGGSIDSVELSFTVNNVFDEDYLGSIAANAGWIGAPRIASFNVRVAM, from the coding sequence ATGAACACTTATGTGCCAAAAAAACGAAGCTTAATCGCTTTATCTGTACTTGCAGCGACGTCATTAACGTCAATGCATGCGCTAGCTCAAGAAGCAGAAACGCAAGCAGCTGAAGAAGACAAAGATGTTGAATCAATATTAGTAACTGGGCGTAATGTTTCATACGCTAACAGTGCAACTTCAACAGAAATGAAAAAGCAACAAACCCCGATGACTAGCGCATTGGCACTTATCGACAATTTACCAGGTGTATTGGTAACTGAAGGCGACCCTTTTGGTTCTGATGAATGGTCTACTACGATTTCAATTCGTGGTTTTCAGGTTAACCTTGACTCTCAGCAAATTGGGATGACCGTTGATGGCATCGCCAACGGTAACTCTAACTACGGTGGTGGTACTAAAGCCAGCCGATATATTGATACCGAAAACTTACGTGGCACGGTTGTTTCACAGGGTACCGCTGATATTAGCTCTCGTTCGAATGAAGCGCTAGGCGGTACGATGGATTTCACAACCATCATGCCTGCACTAGACGAGCAACTAACAGTAAGCACTACGTTTGCAGAATACAATGCCAGTAAAGTGTATGTTCGTTATGATACCGGCGAGATTGCTCCAGATACGTTTGCATGGATTTCGTTATCTACTCAGCAAAATGATGATTACATGGATGGGTCAGTGACTAATACCCGTGACCATTTAGAAGGTAAAATCATTAGCACAATAGGTGAAGTAGACCTTACCGGCTACGTGAGTTACGACGATGCACAAGAATACACTTATCAACGTGTTTATGGGTTAGCCCAGTATGCTCAAAACCCGGAATGGGATGGACTAACTGATACGTGGTCTGGTATTCCTTATCAAGATCAGGTTTTTCGCGAAGGGTGGGTTACCGAGCGCGAGAATTTTTTTACCTATCTAAAAGCCGATTTCTCAGTAGGAAGCGTTGATTTTAGTACTAACGTTTATTATCACGAAAACGAAGGTGCAGGTAAGTGGAACCCATACTATATTGCCGATGTAACTGATGACGGCGCAGGTAATGCAAACTCTGAATTAAATACTTCAAGCACCGTAAACGGCGGCAGCACCTTAGGCCTAATCTACTTTGTTAATAGTGCTGGCGAAGCCCTTTCACCTATTGATAACTGTGTCAGTTCAATCAGTTCACCTTACGGTGGTGGTGGCGCTGAAGTTGATCCAAATTGCTATGAGCAAGGCGCTATTGCAGTAAGCTCTAACCGTCATACACATTACAACAAAAAGCGCTACGGTATTAACGGCGACTTCGTATGGAACACAACCATTGCCGATATGGACAACGTAGTTCGTGGTGGTTTTTGGTATGAAGATTATCAGCGTGACGAATACCGCGATTGGCACAAAACCATTGACGCTTCAACAAGCGCTCGCTACGAAAACACCCCTTATTGGATTCAGTACGACCGAGAGTTTCCTGTTGAAACCCTTATGTACTATGTTGAAAACGAACTCGATGCAGGCTTCGCTAAAATTCGTTTAGGGGCAAAGCAGTTTAACGTTGATGTGTCTAAAGAAGACCAATTTACCCCTGAAAATAACTTAAACATATCCTCTGATTCCGATGTACTTATTTCAGCTGGTTTCGTTGCACCATTACCGGTTAATGGTTTAGAGCTTTTCGGTGGATATGCAGAGAACTTTGCAGCGGTTAAAGATGCGGTATTAGAGCGTGACGACACTGATATCAGTACGGTAGAGCCAGAAACCGCAGACAATATCGATTTCGGTTTGCGTTATTCAACGCCTGGGTTCAATGCAAGCTTAACGTATTACACGATTGAATTTGAAAACCGCATTACCTTTGTAAGTAACGAAGACGTAAATGGTATCGACTTCTTAGAATCTGCTGCAGGCGGCTACATCAATGACGGTGGTATTGAATCCGATGGTATAGAAGCATCTATTGATTACAACATTACTGATTCATTAGGCATCTATGTTTCATATACTAAAAACGACTCGACTTACACTGACGAAGGCGTAAGCGGTAACACCGTAATCGGTTCGCCAGAAGACATGGCCGTAGTTAGTTTTGATTACACCAAAGGTGATTTCTACGCTGGCTTTAGCACAAAATACGTAGGTGAGCGTTTCCTAGACCAAGCTAATACACAAGAAACTGACTCTTACATTGTAAGTGACTTGTATTTAGGTAAAACGGCTTACGACATTGGCGGTAGCATTGATAGCGTGGAGCTAAGCTTTACCGTAAACAATGTGTTCGATGAAGATTACCTTGGTTCTATTGCTGCAAACGCCGGATGGATTGGTGCCCCTCGCATCGCTTCTTTCAACGTACGCGTTGCTATGTAA
- a CDS encoding alpha/beta fold hydrolase → MKFLNLITLFSAAILLINSATLHAEDTSALATVPVTVYEQIDSAKTQVPSTQTPSTQTISRNNDSSSNKPIKYDELNVLFIPGLMSNASVWSELSHELGSYYKGQYRSHFAQVAGFADNKVYPNNRLSKITAALVSYIENNNLNNVIVVGHSMGGHIAYQLALALPERVSKVVSVDGLPFITPIFTRSNKVTAAQAEPYAMSVKSQYANMNQEQLSAYTRQGIHVQTTSELNQAKVLSMASSSHPETVGQIMADLMTSDLRSAITSSNTPILFLGASGGFSDNDSKEMVKQLYTEQFANAKQAKVVMNTQSRHFIMYDDLPWLLQQTTQFIGKE, encoded by the coding sequence ATGAAATTTTTAAACTTAATTACGCTATTTTCTGCCGCCATATTGTTAATTAATTCAGCGACCCTACACGCAGAAGATACCTCTGCGTTAGCCACTGTACCTGTCACCGTTTACGAACAAATTGATAGCGCCAAGACGCAAGTCCCCAGCACTCAAACCCCTAGTACTCAAACCATAAGCAGGAATAATGACAGCAGTTCCAACAAGCCTATCAAATATGATGAACTAAACGTGTTATTTATACCTGGCTTAATGTCTAACGCTTCAGTTTGGTCAGAGTTATCCCACGAGCTTGGTAGTTACTATAAGGGGCAATATCGAAGCCACTTTGCCCAAGTGGCGGGTTTTGCGGACAACAAAGTTTATCCAAATAATCGGTTATCAAAAATTACCGCTGCGCTGGTATCGTATATTGAAAATAATAACTTAAATAATGTGATAGTCGTTGGACATAGCATGGGAGGTCATATTGCTTACCAGCTTGCACTTGCGCTACCAGAAAGAGTAAGTAAAGTGGTCTCAGTAGATGGCCTGCCTTTTATTACCCCTATTTTTACTCGTAGTAATAAGGTCACAGCAGCACAGGCAGAACCTTATGCAATGAGCGTTAAATCACAGTACGCTAATATGAATCAAGAGCAGTTAAGCGCGTATACACGTCAAGGTATCCACGTTCAAACGACCAGCGAATTGAACCAAGCTAAAGTGCTGTCTATGGCATCAAGTTCGCACCCAGAGACAGTGGGGCAAATAATGGCAGACTTGATGACATCCGACTTACGGTCGGCTATAACCTCCAGTAATACTCCTATACTATTTCTCGGAGCCAGTGGCGGGTTTAGTGATAATGACAGTAAAGAGATGGTTAAACAGTTATACACAGAACAATTTGCCAATGCTAAGCAAGCAAAAGTGGTGATGAACACACAATCTCGTCATTTTATTATGTACGATGATTTGCCATGGTTACTGCAACAGACAACACAGTTTATAGGAAAGGAGTAA
- a CDS encoding DUF3325 family protein, with protein sequence MLTVTILVVLGIGLLALASNKHFKLVGWLYENKKRHTRKVDGKKFIQNGLRISGWLLVVGSLIVAVNATPSLAISLVWWFSLISGAIFLVALSINK encoded by the coding sequence ATGTTAACGGTAACTATTTTAGTGGTACTTGGTATTGGTTTACTTGCATTAGCGAGCAACAAACATTTCAAACTAGTAGGGTGGTTGTATGAAAATAAAAAACGCCATACGCGTAAGGTTGATGGCAAAAAATTTATTCAAAATGGCCTGCGTATAAGTGGTTGGCTATTGGTGGTAGGGTCTTTAATAGTCGCGGTTAATGCTACGCCTTCGCTGGCGATATCACTTGTTTGGTGGTTTAGCCTAATAAGTGGTGCTATTTTTTTAGTGGCGTTATCAATTAACAAATAA
- a CDS encoding BCCT family transporter, with protein sequence MTLWLNAGIIFTLLAIVVILVKWGNVKCIGVTPVRLFTFIAILFTSGLDVGLIMFPLTEFGGYANIAANPEYAFTNPIAIEFGYWGFLIWGFYFLTCFYFCVVEPKVKFFEIPLVKFINNVVIIGTCAFTAFLLLSNLPWYLPAIGDGESIIPIFYFIVFAAICFAVYSSTDIKYVRLLSISTTWLFIALIGFMWAGAFLGSHSQIAAFTHNLELIGSYFGNIEHFVLPLNEYHEFYLFWWFAWSIMIGQFTSRFVGGLRTYQVLGAMLIFPSIPIAVWFSVIYQYHEAGIPTTGLKNFAMAFVGIVFVINSLDSLIRLYTDNLNLTVKRFGRFKYIAMNVVMLSLLTLLFKFEFLQIQWVGALVIGLFFSCAFFMLYRKPKTVKNIDSSPEDNEIDFTKIDSGP encoded by the coding sequence ATGACCTTATGGCTTAATGCTGGGATCATTTTCACCCTATTAGCCATTGTGGTTATTCTTGTTAAATGGGGAAATGTGAAGTGTATCGGTGTCACCCCGGTTAGGCTTTTCACTTTTATCGCCATTCTATTTACCTCGGGCCTAGACGTTGGCCTAATCATGTTTCCGCTTACCGAGTTCGGTGGCTATGCAAACATAGCAGCGAACCCTGAATACGCCTTTACTAACCCTATTGCCATTGAGTTTGGCTATTGGGGCTTTCTAATATGGGGCTTTTACTTTCTTACCTGTTTTTATTTTTGCGTGGTAGAGCCCAAGGTTAAGTTCTTCGAAATACCACTGGTTAAATTCATTAATAACGTGGTGATTATTGGTACCTGCGCCTTTACCGCATTTTTACTACTGTCGAATTTACCCTGGTATTTACCCGCTATCGGCGATGGCGAATCTATCATTCCAATTTTCTATTTCATCGTGTTCGCGGCTATCTGCTTTGCGGTTTACTCGAGCACCGACATTAAATATGTACGGCTATTAAGTATCTCTACCACATGGTTGTTTATTGCGTTAATTGGCTTCATGTGGGCGGGCGCCTTCTTGGGAAGTCACAGCCAAATTGCCGCATTTACACATAATTTAGAACTCATCGGTAGTTACTTTGGAAACATTGAACACTTCGTATTGCCGCTAAACGAATACCACGAGTTTTACCTATTTTGGTGGTTCGCGTGGAGCATCATGATTGGGCAGTTCACTTCGCGTTTTGTAGGTGGTTTACGCACCTATCAAGTGCTAGGTGCCATGCTGATATTTCCCTCAATACCTATCGCGGTATGGTTTAGCGTTATTTATCAATATCACGAAGCTGGCATACCCACCACGGGCTTAAAGAATTTTGCGATGGCCTTCGTAGGGATTGTATTTGTTATTAACTCATTAGATTCGCTAATTCGCCTGTACACAGACAACTTAAATTTAACGGTGAAGCGCTTTGGCAGATTTAAATATATTGCCATGAATGTCGTCATGCTTTCCTTGCTGACACTGCTTTTTAAATTCGAGTTTTTACAAATTCAGTGGGTAGGGGCGTTAGTCATCGGCCTGTTTTTCAGCTGTGCGTTTTTCATGCTGTATCGCAAACCTAAAACCGTAAAAAATATCGATAGTTCTCCTGAAGACAACGAAATCGATTTTACAAAAATAGATTCAGGGCCTTAA
- the betB gene encoding betaine-aldehyde dehydrogenase produces MTTPVYQNFIHGKFIANSSGETFAVKNPATDDVIYHVEVADEAVQQAAIASAKEGFAIWSAMTPVERSRILLKAVALLRERNDELAKIEVLDTGKPWQEAECVDVVTGADVIEYFAGLAPTQVGQQQMVGDDFYYTRKEPLGICAGIGAWNYPLQIACWKSGPALAAGNALLFKPSEETPLGAIKLAEIFFEAGVPAGVFNVVQGAAEVGQWLTQHPDIEKVSFTGEVGTGKKVVANAAGSLKDVTMELGGKSPLLVFEDADVSQAVSAAMLGNFYTQGEVCTNCTRVYVHKSVYQAFIDELKTRTEQNIVAGDPLDPNVNLGALISKNHQDLVMSYINKGVEEGATVLTGGTTLNPESAPNGYFVAPTVFTDCTDEMTIVKEEIFGPVMSVLVFEDEADVIQRANNTHLGLAAGVFTKDIKRAHRVIHKLQAGICWINSYGNSPAEMPVGGYKQSGIGRENGIETLDHYTQTKSVYVGMTDIESPF; encoded by the coding sequence GTGACGACTCCAGTTTATCAAAATTTTATTCACGGCAAGTTCATTGCTAATAGCAGTGGTGAGACGTTTGCGGTTAAAAACCCTGCTACCGACGACGTTATTTACCATGTTGAAGTGGCAGACGAAGCGGTACAACAAGCGGCAATAGCAAGCGCAAAAGAAGGCTTTGCTATTTGGTCTGCTATGACACCGGTTGAGCGCAGCCGTATTCTATTAAAAGCGGTAGCGTTACTTCGTGAACGAAATGATGAGCTGGCTAAAATTGAAGTGCTAGATACCGGTAAACCTTGGCAAGAAGCCGAGTGTGTAGACGTTGTAACCGGTGCTGATGTCATTGAGTACTTTGCTGGCCTTGCTCCTACGCAAGTAGGTCAACAGCAGATGGTAGGCGACGACTTCTACTATACACGTAAAGAGCCACTTGGCATTTGTGCAGGTATTGGTGCCTGGAACTACCCATTACAAATTGCATGTTGGAAGTCTGGCCCAGCCTTAGCGGCAGGTAACGCCTTACTATTTAAACCTTCAGAAGAAACACCATTAGGTGCTATTAAACTTGCTGAAATTTTCTTTGAAGCGGGCGTACCCGCTGGCGTGTTCAATGTTGTACAAGGTGCAGCAGAAGTTGGCCAATGGTTAACCCAACACCCAGATATTGAAAAAGTGTCTTTTACTGGCGAAGTCGGTACAGGCAAAAAAGTAGTGGCGAATGCAGCCGGTTCATTAAAAGACGTCACCATGGAACTTGGTGGTAAATCGCCATTGTTGGTGTTTGAAGACGCCGACGTATCGCAAGCAGTAAGCGCAGCCATGCTGGGTAACTTTTATACCCAAGGTGAAGTTTGCACAAACTGTACACGGGTTTACGTGCATAAATCGGTATACCAAGCCTTTATTGACGAACTTAAAACCCGTACAGAACAAAACATAGTGGCTGGCGACCCGCTCGATCCAAACGTGAATTTAGGCGCACTTATTTCTAAAAATCACCAAGACTTAGTGATGAGCTACATCAATAAAGGTGTTGAAGAAGGCGCTACCGTGCTAACGGGCGGTACAACGCTTAACCCTGAATCAGCGCCAAACGGCTACTTTGTAGCACCTACTGTATTCACCGATTGCACCGACGAAATGACTATTGTTAAAGAAGAAATCTTTGGCCCAGTCATGAGTGTGTTGGTGTTTGAAGACGAAGCCGATGTTATTCAGCGTGCTAACAATACCCACTTAGGTTTGGCTGCAGGTGTGTTTACCAAAGATATTAAACGGGCACATCGCGTTATCCATAAGCTGCAAGCCGGTATTTGTTGGATAAACAGCTATGGTAATTCACCGGCTGAAATGCCAGTGGGCGGCTATAAGCAGTCTGGTATTGGCCGCGAAAATGGAATTGAAACGCTAGATCACTACACCCAGACCAAATCTGTATATGTGGGCATGACCGACATAGAGAGCCCGTTTTAA
- the betA gene encoding choline dehydrogenase, translated as MSKQAYDYIIVGAGSAGCVLANRLSEDANNNVLLLETGGSDKSIFIKMPTALSIPMNTDKYAWQFHTEEEPFLDNRKMHCPRGKVLGGSSSINGMVYVRGHAKDFDEWEEHGAQGWNYQACLPYFQKAESFYLGNDDYRGGKGPLGVNNGNEMANPLYTAFIEAGKEAGYATTADYNAAQQEGFGPMHMTVKDGVRSSASREYLDPVKSRKNLTLVTGALAEKVILEGKKAVGVQYSVNGKRVTAKANKEVVLSAGSIGSPHLLQLSGIGDSETLKAAGVDVKHHLPGVGQNLQDHLEFYFQYKCKQPITLNGKLGLISKGLIGARWMFTRKGLGATNHFESCAFIRSKPGVEWPDIQYHFLPAAMRYDGLSAFDGHGFQVHVGHNKPKSRGAVTIKTANPTDAPKIQFNYLQHQDDIEGFRACVRLTREIIEQSAFDDYREDEIQPGKHIQTDEEIDAFVRQAVESAYHPSCSCKMGEDAMAVVNSNTQVHGIESLRVVDSSIFPTVPNGNLNAPTIMVAEKAADLILGKPALAHSPVNVATSNNWETVQRNSTI; from the coding sequence ATGAGTAAGCAAGCATATGATTACATCATAGTGGGTGCTGGCTCTGCAGGGTGTGTGTTGGCTAACCGACTATCAGAAGACGCAAATAATAACGTGCTTTTGCTAGAAACCGGCGGCAGTGATAAAAGCATTTTTATTAAAATGCCCACGGCGTTATCTATTCCCATGAATACCGACAAATATGCATGGCAGTTCCACACCGAAGAAGAGCCGTTTCTAGATAACCGCAAAATGCATTGCCCACGAGGTAAGGTATTGGGTGGTTCCTCATCAATTAACGGTATGGTGTACGTTCGCGGCCATGCAAAAGATTTCGATGAGTGGGAAGAACACGGCGCCCAAGGCTGGAACTACCAAGCTTGTTTACCTTATTTTCAAAAAGCCGAGTCATTTTATTTAGGTAATGATGACTACCGTGGTGGAAAGGGCCCTTTAGGGGTTAACAATGGCAACGAAATGGCCAACCCTTTATACACCGCCTTTATAGAAGCGGGAAAGGAAGCGGGCTACGCTACAACGGCTGATTATAACGCCGCCCAGCAGGAAGGCTTTGGTCCAATGCACATGACCGTGAAAGACGGCGTGCGCAGTTCGGCTAGCCGTGAATACCTAGACCCGGTTAAATCGCGGAAAAACCTAACGCTTGTTACCGGTGCCCTGGCTGAAAAAGTCATACTTGAAGGTAAAAAAGCGGTGGGTGTGCAGTACAGCGTAAACGGTAAACGTGTTACCGCAAAAGCCAATAAAGAGGTGGTGTTAAGTGCCGGTTCTATTGGCTCGCCACACCTTTTACAACTTTCTGGCATTGGCGACAGCGAAACGCTTAAAGCAGCAGGCGTTGACGTTAAGCACCATTTGCCAGGGGTAGGGCAGAACCTACAAGATCACTTGGAGTTTTACTTTCAATATAAGTGCAAACAGCCTATTACGCTTAACGGTAAATTAGGGCTGATTTCAAAAGGACTAATTGGTGCACGTTGGATGTTTACCCGCAAAGGGTTAGGCGCCACCAACCATTTTGAGTCTTGCGCGTTTATTCGCTCGAAGCCTGGTGTTGAATGGCCAGATATTCAGTATCACTTCTTACCAGCGGCCATGCGTTACGACGGGCTCAGTGCCTTTGATGGCCATGGTTTTCAGGTGCATGTTGGTCACAACAAGCCTAAAAGCCGCGGTGCCGTTACTATTAAAACGGCTAATCCTACCGACGCACCCAAAATTCAATTTAACTACTTGCAGCATCAAGACGACATTGAAGGCTTTCGTGCCTGCGTGCGTTTAACCCGTGAAATCATTGAACAAAGCGCGTTTGACGACTACCGAGAAGATGAAATTCAACCTGGTAAGCATATTCAAACCGATGAAGAAATTGACGCCTTCGTGCGCCAAGCGGTTGAAAGCGCTTATCACCCGTCTTGCTCGTGCAAAATGGGTGAAGATGCCATGGCAGTAGTGAATTCCAATACGCAAGTACATGGTATTGAGAGCCTACGTGTTGTGGATTCTTCAATTTTCCCAACCGTACCTAATGGCAACTTAAACGCGCCTACCATTATGGTGGCAGAAAAAGCGGCTGATTTAATACTGGGCAAGCCTGCGCTAGCACATTCACCGGTTAACGTTGCTACATCAAATAATTGGGAAACGGTTCAGCGTAATTCAACGATTTAA